From Pseudomonadota bacterium, a single genomic window includes:
- a CDS encoding 3-hydroxyacyl-CoA dehydrogenase/enoyl-CoA hydratase family protein, giving the protein MAKRIRRVAVLGAGVMGTGIAAHLRGAGLEVLLLDLVPPASAGPADSRREDRGGHAARSRLALGALQRASAAKPAVFHDAGDAALIEAGNFDDDLGRIADCDWVIEAVAERLDIKRALFARVDALRRPGSWISSNTSGLPIAELTAERSEDFARHFLVTHFFNPVRYMHLLELVAGPRTERAVLEDVAQLGRDVLGKGIVWGKDTPNFVANRIGTYGLMYLLHEAEREGFTVEEIDALFGEPMGRPKSAVFRTADLVGLDTLVHVADNCYAALPEDDCRETFAIPGFLRQLVERRWLGQKTGQGFYKKEGSSLLALDLQTLSYRPAQKIRAESIGAVRKIEAVGARVAKLLAHGDRLSQLAWRTTAHTLIYAANRLGEIADDVVNIDRALRWGFNWELGPFELWDALGVPASVERMRGDGLTVPRSVERLLSAGAQRFYGGDAAQPTYFDFSADAPQPCPRDPRQIALPALRATQGEIERNAGASLYDLGEGVLGLEFHTKMNALDGEVIALLHRAIDRAEDEHWAGLVVGNEHPRAFCAGANLFAILVAARQQQWSTIEQLLRELQRATQRMRQSSIPVVAAPAGLALGGGAEVLMGADAVHAHAESYIGLVELGVGLLPAGGGCWGLLERWCGPLPDDPAIDPLPQLRQAFSAIAMAKVSTGAEEARRLGFLRPHDSVGFNRDLLLYQAKQRVLGLARAGYRRPRPLRLRLPGANGAANFRWFVDDLRQGQRVTAHEAKIAGKIADVLCGGDTSLRCPVDQQRILELEREAFMSLVAEPKTQQRIQHMLEHGKPLRN; this is encoded by the coding sequence ATGGCCAAGAGAATCCGGCGCGTGGCTGTGCTCGGCGCAGGGGTGATGGGCACGGGCATCGCCGCGCACCTGCGCGGCGCGGGCCTCGAGGTGCTGCTGCTCGACCTCGTGCCGCCCGCCAGCGCCGGGCCCGCCGACTCCCGGCGCGAGGACCGCGGCGGCCACGCGGCGCGCAGTCGCCTGGCGCTCGGCGCACTGCAGCGGGCCAGCGCGGCCAAACCAGCCGTCTTTCACGACGCCGGCGACGCCGCGCTGATCGAGGCCGGCAATTTCGACGACGACCTCGGCCGCATCGCCGACTGCGACTGGGTGATCGAGGCCGTCGCCGAGCGCCTCGACATCAAGCGCGCGCTCTTCGCGCGCGTCGACGCCCTTCGTCGACCGGGCAGCTGGATCAGCTCCAACACCTCCGGCCTGCCGATCGCGGAGCTGACCGCGGAGCGCAGCGAGGACTTCGCGCGGCACTTTCTCGTCACGCACTTCTTCAACCCCGTGCGCTACATGCACCTGCTCGAGCTCGTCGCGGGTCCCCGCACGGAGCGCGCGGTGCTCGAGGACGTGGCTCAGCTCGGCCGCGACGTCCTCGGCAAGGGTATCGTCTGGGGCAAGGACACGCCGAACTTCGTCGCCAATCGCATCGGCACCTATGGCCTGATGTATCTGCTCCACGAGGCCGAGCGCGAGGGCTTCACCGTCGAGGAGATCGACGCGCTCTTCGGTGAGCCGATGGGCCGGCCGAAGAGCGCGGTCTTTCGCACCGCCGATCTGGTCGGCCTCGATACGCTGGTTCACGTCGCCGACAACTGCTACGCGGCGCTCCCGGAGGACGACTGCCGCGAGACCTTCGCGATTCCTGGCTTCCTGCGCCAGCTCGTCGAGCGCCGCTGGCTCGGGCAGAAGACCGGCCAGGGCTTCTATAAGAAGGAGGGCTCCAGCCTGCTCGCCCTCGACCTGCAGACGCTGAGCTATCGCCCGGCACAAAAAATCCGCGCCGAGTCGATCGGCGCCGTGCGCAAGATCGAGGCGGTCGGCGCGCGGGTCGCCAAGCTCCTGGCGCACGGCGACCGATTGTCGCAGCTTGCCTGGCGCACGACCGCGCACACACTGATCTACGCCGCCAACCGCCTGGGCGAGATCGCCGACGACGTCGTCAACATCGACCGCGCGCTGCGCTGGGGCTTCAACTGGGAACTCGGTCCCTTCGAGCTCTGGGACGCCCTCGGCGTCCCCGCGAGCGTCGAGCGGATGCGTGGCGACGGCCTCACCGTGCCCCGCAGCGTCGAGCGACTGCTCAGCGCTGGCGCTCAGCGCTTCTACGGCGGCGACGCCGCCCAACCGACCTACTTCGACTTCAGCGCCGACGCGCCGCAGCCCTGTCCGCGCGACCCGCGCCAAATCGCGCTTCCGGCCCTCCGCGCCACCCAGGGCGAGATCGAGCGCAACGCGGGCGCCTCGCTCTACGACCTCGGCGAGGGTGTGCTCGGCCTCGAGTTCCACACCAAGATGAACGCGCTCGACGGCGAGGTGATCGCGCTGCTGCACCGCGCCATCGATCGCGCCGAGGACGAGCACTGGGCGGGTCTGGTCGTCGGCAACGAGCATCCCCGCGCCTTCTGCGCCGGCGCCAACCTCTTCGCCATCCTCGTCGCCGCCCGGCAGCAGCAGTGGTCGACGATCGAGCAGCTGCTGCGTGAGCTGCAGCGCGCCACCCAGCGCATGCGCCAGTCCAGCATCCCAGTCGTTGCCGCGCCCGCGGGGCTGGCGCTCGGCGGCGGTGCCGAGGTGTTGATGGGCGCCGATGCCGTCCATGCTCACGCCGAGAGCTATATCGGCCTGGTCGAGCTCGGCGTCGGCCTGCTGCCGGCGGGGGGCGGATGCTGGGGATTGCTTGAGCGCTGGTGCGGCCCCCTGCCCGACGACCCCGCCATCGACCCGCTGCCGCAGCTACGGCAGGCCTTCAGCGCGATCGCGATGGCCAAGGTCTCCACCGGCGCCGAAGAGGCGCGGCGCCTCGGCTTCCTGCGCCCCCACGACAGCGTGGGCTTCAACCGCGACCTGCTGCTCTACCAGGCGAAGCAACGGGTGCTCGGCCTGGCGCGCGCTGGCTACCGGCGCCCGCGACCGCTGCGACTCCGCCTGCCAGGCGCCAATGGCGCGGCGAACTTCCGCTGGTTCGTCGACGACCTGCGGCAGGGCCAGCGCGTCACGGCGCACGAGGCGAAGATCGCGGGCAAGATCGCCGACGTGCTCTGCGGCGGCGACACCTCGCTGCGCTGCCCGGTCGACCAGCAACGGATCCTCGAGCTCGAGCGCGAGGCTTTCATGTCCCTGGTCGCCGAACCGAAGACGCAGCAGCGCATCCAGCACATGCTCGAGCACGGCAAGCCGCTACGCAACTGA
- a CDS encoding ATP-dependent DNA helicase RecQ — MTPTPDRIDEALQRLGYAAFRRGQREAIEQLLERRRLLLVAPTGGGKSLCYQLPALMLEGTTLVVSPLIALMQDQVTALEARGVAATYLAATLDPATLRARLAQLASGALRLVYVAPERLTSSEFRRALAALACPLLAVDEAHCISEWGHDFRPDYLQLGALVRELAPRHVLACTATATPVVRDEIVARLGLPPNTPQVVHGFARPNLALRASEVAGSRQRLDEVAAALGEALLAPQRGRGAAIVYAPTRRLAEASGARLASAGWQAVVYHAGLPPATRTAAQRAFTVGSAEVVCATNAFGMGIDRADVRAVIHLGPPGSIEAYYQEVGRAGRDGEAALGLLCWSQQDLPLRRRLLERQVDGVTPDAEVVAHKWNLFLELIRWAEGGACRHDAILRYFGDEAETLAGCGRCDVCEAIDAPTATVEADPQLARILLSGVARVDRRFGLKQAVRLLHGDPEERLARLALTEVPTFGRLRDRPPEWIHRALSRCVTAGWVAFSGDERPLVHLTPDGVAVMRGERPARWQAPPLLARAAPPRAGRPAGAGPRSVASPAGAAEGALDAAAQTLFEALRAARLELAQSLSVPAYVVAHDRTLRELARQRPRDQAELLQIPGFGPQKTERFGPTFLRVIAAQAPAQPAAAAARPLLFSSEGP, encoded by the coding sequence ATGACACCGACGCCAGACCGCATCGACGAGGCGCTGCAGCGCCTCGGTTACGCCGCCTTTCGGCGCGGCCAGCGTGAGGCGATCGAGCAGCTCCTCGAGCGCCGACGCTTGCTGCTCGTCGCGCCGACGGGCGGCGGCAAGAGCCTCTGCTATCAGCTCCCCGCCCTGATGCTCGAGGGGACCACGCTGGTCGTCTCTCCGCTGATCGCCCTGATGCAGGATCAGGTCACCGCGCTCGAGGCGCGCGGCGTCGCGGCCACCTATCTCGCCGCGACGCTCGACCCGGCGACGCTCCGCGCGCGCCTCGCGCAGCTCGCGAGCGGCGCCCTTCGCCTGGTCTACGTGGCGCCCGAACGCCTGACCTCGAGCGAGTTCCGCCGGGCCCTCGCCGCGCTTGCCTGCCCGCTCCTCGCGGTCGATGAGGCCCACTGCATCAGCGAGTGGGGGCACGACTTCCGCCCGGACTACCTCCAGCTCGGCGCGCTGGTGCGCGAGCTCGCGCCACGCCATGTGCTCGCGTGCACGGCCACCGCCACGCCCGTCGTGCGTGACGAGATCGTTGCTCGCCTCGGCCTGCCGCCGAACACCCCCCAGGTGGTGCACGGCTTCGCGCGACCCAACCTCGCGCTGCGCGCCAGCGAGGTCGCGGGCAGCCGGCAACGCCTGGACGAGGTCGCCGCCGCCCTCGGCGAGGCCCTGCTCGCCCCGCAGCGTGGCCGCGGCGCCGCGATTGTCTACGCGCCGACGCGCCGCCTGGCCGAGGCCTCAGGCGCGCGGCTGGCGAGCGCCGGCTGGCAGGCGGTCGTCTATCACGCGGGCCTGCCCCCCGCGACGCGCACCGCGGCGCAACGCGCCTTCACCGTCGGTAGCGCGGAAGTCGTCTGCGCCACCAACGCCTTTGGCATGGGCATCGACCGCGCCGACGTGCGGGCGGTGATCCACCTCGGCCCGCCCGGGTCGATCGAGGCCTACTACCAGGAGGTCGGACGCGCCGGTCGCGACGGGGAAGCCGCGCTCGGCCTGCTCTGTTGGTCGCAGCAGGATCTGCCGCTACGGCGGCGCCTGCTCGAACGCCAGGTCGACGGCGTCACGCCCGACGCGGAGGTGGTGGCGCATAAGTGGAATCTCTTCCTCGAGCTGATCCGCTGGGCCGAAGGCGGCGCCTGTCGCCACGACGCGATTCTCCGCTACTTCGGCGACGAGGCCGAGACCCTGGCCGGCTGCGGGCGCTGCGACGTCTGCGAGGCCATCGACGCGCCGACAGCGACCGTGGAGGCCGACCCGCAGCTCGCGCGGATCCTGCTGTCCGGCGTCGCGCGCGTCGACCGCCGCTTCGGCCTCAAGCAGGCCGTGCGCCTGCTGCACGGCGACCCCGAGGAGCGCCTGGCGCGCCTCGCGCTGACCGAGGTGCCGACCTTCGGGCGGCTGCGCGATCGACCGCCAGAGTGGATCCACCGCGCCCTCTCACGCTGCGTCACCGCGGGATGGGTCGCCTTCTCGGGCGATGAGCGGCCGCTCGTGCACCTGACCCCCGATGGCGTCGCCGTGATGCGGGGGGAGCGGCCGGCACGCTGGCAGGCGCCACCGCTCCTCGCGCGCGCTGCCCCACCCCGCGCGGGCCGGCCTGCTGGCGCTGGCCCGCGATCGGTCGCTTCGCCGGCCGGCGCCGCCGAGGGTGCGCTCGACGCTGCCGCCCAGACGCTCTTCGAGGCCCTCCGCGCCGCGCGCCTCGAGCTGGCCCAGAGCCTCAGCGTTCCGGCCTACGTCGTGGCGCACGACCGTACGCTGCGCGAGCTGGCGCGCCAGCGACCCCGGGATCAGGCCGAGCTGCTCCAGATCCCCGGCTTCGGCCCGCAGAAGACCGAACGCTTTGGTCCGACCTTCCTCCGGGTGATCGCCGCGCAGGCGCCTGCGCAGCCGGCGGCTGCCGCGGCGCGCCCCCTGCTGTTCAGCTCCGAGGGACCTTGA
- a CDS encoding leucyl/phenylalanyl-tRNA--protein transferase, producing MAARTLRPARSPELGPHGFGDPRLAGEEGIVAVGGPFTVERLLVAYRHGIFPWDGDPVRWCSPDPRSIFWKVRVPRRLGKVVRRHGLRVTFDQAFERVMRACGQHHGLETTWITPQFLAGYAALHEAGHAHSVEVWQDDALVGGLYGVQVNGLFAGESMFYRVTDASKVAFAALVQQLTAVGTVLFDCQAINAHTQRLGAALVSRADYLRMLALAVAVATRGDGARWPRAGYCDLRGGALKDAAPDQPGEGLGALPVGLQPGRTEAPAAPERGLRFWSLETEPGETHAD from the coding sequence ATGGCAGCTCGCACCCTGAGGCCCGCTCGCTCGCCCGAGCTGGGCCCGCATGGCTTCGGCGACCCGCGCCTGGCGGGCGAGGAGGGGATCGTGGCCGTCGGTGGTCCCTTCACCGTCGAGCGGTTGCTGGTGGCCTATCGCCACGGCATCTTCCCCTGGGATGGGGATCCGGTGCGCTGGTGCTCTCCGGATCCGCGGTCGATCTTCTGGAAGGTGCGCGTGCCGCGTCGGCTGGGCAAGGTCGTGCGCCGTCACGGGTTGCGGGTCACCTTCGATCAGGCCTTCGAGCGGGTGATGCGCGCCTGCGGGCAGCACCACGGCCTGGAGACGACCTGGATCACGCCGCAGTTCCTCGCGGGCTACGCCGCGCTGCACGAGGCGGGGCATGCCCATAGCGTCGAGGTTTGGCAGGACGACGCGCTGGTCGGAGGCCTCTACGGCGTGCAGGTCAATGGGCTCTTCGCGGGTGAATCGATGTTCTATCGGGTTACGGACGCCTCGAAGGTCGCCTTCGCCGCGCTGGTGCAGCAACTGACGGCGGTCGGCACCGTGCTCTTCGACTGCCAGGCGATCAACGCGCATACGCAGCGCCTCGGTGCCGCGCTGGTCTCGCGTGCCGACTACCTGCGGATGCTCGCCTTGGCGGTCGCTGTGGCGACACGCGGCGACGGTGCGCGCTGGCCGCGAGCGGGCTACTGCGACCTGCGGGGCGGGGCGCTAAAGGACGCCGCGCCAGACCAACCCGGGGAGGGGCTGGGCGCCCTGCCGGTCGGCCTGCAACCAGGCCGGACGGAGGCGCCAGCGGCGCCAGAGCGGGGCCTGCGCTTCTGGTCGCTGGAGACTGAGCCCGGCGAGACCCACGCCGACTGA
- a CDS encoding Smr/MutS family protein — MRVDDALRATEHFLDRALLEGRDVIYLLHGHGSGALRAALRAALQRSRAVERYSAAAPDQGGDALTVVRLR; from the coding sequence ATGCGCGTCGACGACGCGCTGCGGGCGACGGAGCACTTCCTCGACCGCGCCTTGCTCGAGGGCCGCGACGTGATCTACCTGCTTCACGGCCACGGCAGCGGTGCGCTGCGCGCCGCCCTGCGCGCCGCGCTGCAGCGCTCGAGGGCCGTCGAGCGCTACAGCGCCGCCGCGCCAGACCAGGGCGGCGACGCGCTGACCGTCGTGCGCCTGCGTTGA
- a CDS encoding endonuclease MutS2: MSPTAGSPRTGDAAAANATTERRDATKARASGAAAPDPPWDSSAAALGWPTLLTHLAERCSTPRGQARALRLAPLADAAAVTETIGLVSEATALADANQALSFGPIAELAPTLLRLAKEGALSGPALYEVALTLQSLAEVRDALTRRRADASLVAPGLAARAAALHPLEQVWRPILDCCEPSGALADHASPELSRLRRRGRELQQQIVQQLKRLIETPRLARQLQERLFTEREGRYVLPFRADAERPFDGLVLGSSASGATVFVEPSAVRGLSNELSLVQGAVAREAARILLALSARVNAERLSIAADLELASELDLIAARARLAQRLGARPAAVAADAQIVLIGLRHPLLVLAGGAVVAHDLTLLPQQALLISGPNAGGKSVCLQAVGLCALMLRCGMHLPVAAESRLPLYHQIWADIGDEQSLERSLSSFTGHLARLLAFLARADRGTLLLIDEITTATDPGEGAALGQALLEALVQRVGQLIVTTHYERLKTLALADPRFINASVGFELQQLRPTFELHRGLPGSSFALAVAQRLGLPAALIGRARELLGEQGARTTELLAALADEQTGLRRARDQHRAAEQEAAAARQSYERLRAALGQREAQALALAHRDALAELRRARAELKALRSGLRKASDREQISVLDRQLSALARTVATHEPRPPAPPSTPLTGDALVAGAQVHLPSARRRRSSGPHSAVASPCSSGASARRCPSSSCARCWPPPRPRPGEQRSGRASQRWPRRWRRRGGATTTPSTYAACASTTRCGRRSTSSTAPCSRAAT, translated from the coding sequence ATGAGCCCGACTGCCGGCAGTCCCCGCACCGGCGACGCTGCTGCGGCCAACGCCACGACCGAGCGCCGCGACGCGACGAAGGCCCGGGCCAGTGGCGCGGCAGCGCCGGATCCGCCCTGGGATTCGAGCGCCGCGGCGTTGGGTTGGCCAACCCTGCTGACCCACCTCGCCGAGCGTTGCAGCACGCCGCGCGGTCAGGCCCGGGCGCTGCGGCTCGCGCCCCTCGCCGACGCCGCCGCGGTGACCGAGACGATCGGCCTCGTCAGCGAGGCCACGGCGCTCGCGGACGCCAATCAGGCGCTGAGCTTCGGGCCGATCGCCGAGCTGGCGCCAACGCTGCTCCGGCTGGCAAAGGAGGGGGCGCTGAGCGGCCCCGCGCTCTACGAGGTGGCGCTGACCCTGCAGTCGCTGGCCGAGGTGCGGGACGCGCTGACGCGCCGACGCGCCGACGCGAGCCTTGTCGCCCCCGGACTCGCCGCGCGCGCCGCCGCGCTGCATCCGCTCGAACAGGTCTGGCGGCCGATTCTCGACTGCTGCGAGCCGAGCGGCGCGCTCGCCGACCACGCCAGCCCGGAGCTGAGCCGGCTGCGCCGACGGGGCCGCGAGCTGCAGCAGCAGATCGTTCAGCAGCTCAAGCGGCTGATCGAGACGCCGCGCCTCGCCAGGCAGCTCCAGGAGCGCCTGTTCACGGAGCGTGAGGGCCGCTACGTCCTGCCCTTCCGCGCCGATGCCGAGCGGCCCTTCGACGGCCTTGTGCTCGGCTCGTCGGCGAGCGGCGCAACGGTCTTCGTCGAGCCCAGCGCCGTCAGAGGGCTGAGCAACGAGCTCAGCCTGGTCCAGGGCGCTGTCGCGCGGGAGGCGGCACGCATCCTCCTGGCGCTGAGCGCGCGGGTCAACGCCGAGCGCCTGAGCATCGCGGCCGATCTCGAGCTGGCGAGCGAGCTCGATTTGATCGCCGCGCGCGCGCGCCTGGCGCAACGCCTCGGCGCGCGACCGGCCGCGGTGGCCGCCGATGCCCAGATCGTGCTGATTGGCCTCCGCCATCCCCTCTTGGTGTTGGCTGGTGGCGCGGTCGTCGCCCACGACCTCACGCTGCTGCCGCAGCAAGCGCTGCTGATCTCGGGGCCCAACGCGGGCGGCAAGAGCGTCTGCCTGCAGGCCGTGGGGCTCTGCGCGCTGATGCTGCGCTGCGGGATGCATCTGCCGGTCGCGGCCGAGAGCCGCCTGCCGCTCTATCATCAGATATGGGCGGATATCGGCGACGAACAGAGCCTCGAGCGCAGCCTCTCCAGCTTCACGGGGCACCTCGCTCGGCTGCTGGCGTTTCTGGCGCGCGCCGATCGTGGCACGCTGCTGCTGATCGACGAGATCACGACGGCCACCGACCCCGGCGAGGGCGCGGCCCTCGGTCAGGCGCTGCTCGAGGCCCTGGTGCAACGCGTCGGGCAGCTGATCGTGACCACGCACTATGAGCGCCTCAAGACGCTGGCGCTCGCCGATCCACGCTTCATCAACGCCAGCGTCGGCTTCGAGCTGCAACAGCTCCGACCGACCTTCGAGCTCCATCGCGGCCTGCCCGGCAGCTCCTTCGCCCTGGCCGTGGCCCAGCGCCTCGGCCTGCCCGCCGCGTTGATCGGCCGCGCGCGCGAGCTGCTCGGTGAGCAGGGCGCGCGCACGACGGAGCTGCTCGCAGCCCTCGCCGACGAGCAGACGGGGCTGCGCCGGGCCCGCGATCAGCACCGCGCAGCCGAGCAGGAGGCCGCCGCCGCGCGCCAGTCCTACGAGCGCCTGCGCGCGGCGCTGGGCCAACGCGAAGCGCAGGCGCTGGCGCTGGCGCATCGCGACGCCCTGGCCGAGCTGCGACGCGCGCGTGCGGAGCTCAAGGCCCTGCGCAGCGGACTGCGGAAGGCGTCCGACCGCGAACAGATCAGCGTCCTCGATCGCCAGCTCTCGGCGCTCGCGCGCACGGTCGCCACGCACGAGCCGCGACCGCCCGCGCCGCCGAGCACGCCGCTCACGGGCGACGCGCTGGTCGCCGGAGCCCAGGTGCATCTGCCCTCGGCGCGGCGGCGGCGGTCGTCGGGCCCCCACAGCGCGGTCGCGTCACCGTGCAGCTCGGGGGCCTCCGCGCGCAGGTGCCCCTCGAGCAGCTGCGCGCGCTGCTGGCCCCCGCCCCGGCCGCGGCCGGGGGAGCAGCGAAGCGGCAGGGCAAGCCAGCGCTGGCCGCGGCGCTGGAGACGCCGGGGCGGGGCGACGACAACACCCTCGACCTACGCGGCATGCGCGTCGACGACGCGCTGCGGGCGACGGAGCACTTCCTCGACCGCGCCTTGCTCGAGGGCCGCGACGTGA
- a CDS encoding protein kinase produces the protein MSAPSPFDRADTQPEPAPYPRPFGAYLLLAPLARGGMGELHLAVNAQSDLRKLYVIKQILPQLTDQDFAARFAEEVRLAAQLSHGNLVPVFEGGRLERRYYLVMEYIEGKDLRTVWARLGQLEQRCPLPVALHLVREVCRALEYVHTWGDLGLVHRDISPPNVLLSYSGEVRITDFGLAVRRVRVQHTAPGILFGKLSYMPPEQALRGTLDARTDVYATGVILWELVTGQRLFPREGSQRDRLHRAAYPQVPRPSTIDPTLPPELDAIVARALAPRGDDRYASAELMRQDLAALLARLAPTTDATTVQQLLVDLYGPQIEQERRERGAIVAAALAAGRTTLTAPIRQAITAEQPRSPLPRRSPHGPEATTLPMALRGDSTSPRAVMAPRLALGTILGDRYRVDGLIGEGGMGMVYSATHLGLDKHVAVKVLHELYGQQPDAVWRFRHEARAASRIGHPNIIAIYDSGTTDDGAVYFAMEHLDGQDLADVLRVEGRLDVERTVRIGAQICEALAAAHQAGIVHRDLKPENVFLTAREGNVDFVKVLDFGIAQALPVEDGVAMGTPEYMAPEQATGRACDHRSDIYSVGSLLYEMLAGQPPHWGETVVEIFDHMANGSITPLRDQRPELPEALAQTIHWALAPDPADRPQSMAHLAYELNKLASGRAGAVASILGLSTATSGAPGASGTLPGSLAETGSLTPIAIPLPPVVVREARLAPSDAAPPRASLPLARISISRLLTAVALGVLGLIAGALAIGRETGFLRLLSPPAPTATLPAPAGAARPTPASAPRAAAPDAASDGRDATPR, from the coding sequence ATGAGCGCACCGTCCCCGTTTGACCGCGCCGACACGCAGCCCGAGCCTGCGCCCTACCCGCGACCCTTCGGCGCCTACTTGCTCCTGGCGCCGCTGGCGCGCGGCGGCATGGGCGAGCTTCATCTCGCGGTCAACGCACAGTCCGATCTGCGCAAGCTCTATGTGATCAAGCAGATCCTGCCCCAGCTCACGGATCAGGACTTCGCGGCGCGCTTCGCCGAGGAGGTCCGCCTGGCGGCCCAGCTCAGCCACGGCAACCTGGTGCCCGTCTTCGAAGGCGGCAGGCTCGAGCGCCGCTACTACCTCGTGATGGAGTACATCGAGGGCAAGGACCTGCGCACGGTCTGGGCGCGGCTCGGCCAGCTCGAACAGCGCTGCCCGCTGCCCGTAGCACTGCACCTCGTGCGCGAGGTCTGCCGCGCGTTGGAGTATGTCCACACCTGGGGTGACCTGGGGCTGGTCCATCGCGACATCAGCCCACCCAACGTGCTGCTCTCCTACTCCGGCGAGGTGAGGATCACGGACTTCGGTCTGGCGGTGCGCCGGGTCCGGGTGCAGCACACGGCCCCCGGCATCCTCTTCGGCAAGCTCTCGTATATGCCGCCCGAGCAGGCGCTGCGCGGCACGCTCGACGCGCGCACCGATGTCTATGCGACCGGCGTGATCCTCTGGGAGCTGGTGACCGGCCAGCGGCTCTTCCCGCGCGAGGGCAGCCAGCGCGATCGGCTGCACCGCGCCGCCTACCCGCAGGTACCGCGGCCCTCGACGATCGACCCGACGCTGCCGCCGGAGCTCGACGCGATCGTCGCGCGCGCGCTCGCACCGCGGGGCGACGACCGCTACGCCAGCGCCGAGCTGATGCGCCAGGATCTGGCCGCGCTGCTGGCACGCCTCGCGCCGACGACCGACGCCACCACCGTGCAGCAGCTCCTGGTCGACCTCTACGGCCCGCAAATCGAGCAGGAGCGGCGCGAGCGCGGCGCCATTGTCGCCGCGGCCCTGGCCGCGGGACGCACCACGCTGACCGCGCCGATTCGCCAGGCGATCACCGCAGAGCAGCCGCGCTCGCCCCTCCCCCGCCGCTCGCCCCACGGACCCGAGGCCACCACCCTGCCGATGGCACTGCGCGGCGACAGCACGAGCCCGCGCGCGGTGATGGCGCCGCGGCTCGCGCTCGGCACCATCCTCGGGGACCGCTATCGGGTCGACGGCTTGATCGGCGAGGGCGGCATGGGGATGGTCTACAGCGCCACGCACCTCGGGCTCGACAAGCACGTGGCGGTCAAGGTGCTCCACGAGCTCTACGGCCAGCAACCAGACGCCGTCTGGCGCTTTCGCCACGAGGCCCGCGCCGCCAGTCGCATCGGACACCCCAACATCATCGCGATCTACGACTCTGGCACCACCGACGACGGCGCGGTGTACTTCGCGATGGAGCACCTCGACGGGCAGGATCTCGCGGACGTGCTGCGCGTCGAGGGGCGTCTCGATGTCGAGCGCACCGTCCGGATTGGCGCCCAGATCTGCGAGGCGCTCGCGGCCGCGCATCAGGCCGGGATCGTCCACCGCGACCTCAAGCCCGAAAACGTCTTTCTCACGGCGCGCGAAGGCAACGTCGATTTCGTCAAGGTCCTCGACTTCGGCATCGCTCAGGCCCTGCCCGTCGAGGACGGCGTGGCGATGGGCACGCCCGAATACATGGCACCCGAGCAGGCGACGGGTCGCGCCTGCGACCACCGCTCCGATATCTATTCGGTGGGCTCGCTGCTCTACGAGATGCTGGCGGGCCAACCGCCGCATTGGGGCGAGACGGTGGTCGAGATCTTCGATCACATGGCCAACGGCTCGATTACGCCCCTTCGCGATCAGCGCCCCGAGCTGCCCGAAGCGCTGGCGCAGACGATTCATTGGGCGCTGGCGCCCGACCCCGCCGATCGACCGCAGAGCATGGCACACCTGGCCTATGAGCTGAACAAGCTGGCCAGCGGCCGCGCTGGCGCCGTAGCCTCGATTCTCGGCCTGAGCACCGCGACGAGCGGCGCGCCCGGCGCCAGCGGGACACTGCCGGGGAGCCTGGCCGAGACCGGTAGCCTGACGCCGATCGCGATCCCGCTCCCGCCGGTCGTCGTGCGGGAAGCGCGGCTCGCTCCCTCCGACGCCGCGCCGCCACGCGCCAGCCTCCCCCTCGCGCGCATCTCGATCTCCCGGCTGCTCACCGCGGTCGCGCTCGGCGTCCTGGGCCTGATCGCCGGCGCGCTCGCGATCGGGCGCGAGACCGGCTTCCTCCGCCTCCTCAGCCCGCCAGCGCCGACGGCGACGCTTCCGGCCCCAGCCGGCGCGGCGCGGCCCACGCCTGCCAGCGCGCCACGAGCCGCGGCCCCGGACGCCGCTAGCGACGGACGCGACGCCACGCCACGATGA
- the def gene encoding peptide deformylase, which translates to MPLLPIVRYPDPRLKQVCRPVERHELPGLRQLVSDMAETMFAAHGAGLAAIQIGEPLRLFIVDAEVAGQAATAAPLAFINPEIEPLGGAKELCDEGCLSFPGIYVPIERALRCRAKALDLEGQPFEVEGEALFARAMQHENDHLNGRLLADYVGRLKRKMIQRRLERGDSEED; encoded by the coding sequence ATGCCGCTGCTACCGATTGTTCGCTACCCCGATCCGCGCCTGAAGCAAGTCTGTCGCCCGGTCGAGCGCCACGAGCTTCCGGGCCTGCGTCAGCTGGTCAGCGACATGGCCGAGACGATGTTCGCTGCGCATGGCGCGGGGCTAGCGGCGATCCAGATCGGCGAGCCGCTGCGCCTCTTCATCGTCGACGCGGAGGTCGCCGGACAGGCCGCGACGGCTGCCCCCCTCGCCTTCATCAATCCGGAGATCGAGCCGCTCGGCGGCGCCAAGGAGCTCTGCGACGAGGGCTGCCTCTCCTTCCCCGGCATCTACGTCCCGATCGAGCGCGCCTTGCGCTGCCGGGCCAAGGCCCTCGACCTCGAGGGCCAACCCTTCGAGGTCGAGGGGGAGGCGCTCTTCGCGCGGGCGATGCAGCACGAGAACGATCACCTCAATGGGCGGCTGCTCGCCGACTATGTCGGCCGTCTCAAGCGCAAGATGATCCAGCGGCGGCTCGAGCGCGGGGATAGCGAGGAGGACTGA